A part of Chanodichthys erythropterus isolate Z2021 chromosome 4, ASM2448905v1, whole genome shotgun sequence genomic DNA contains:
- the LOC137018729 gene encoding alpha-1-antitrypsin homolog, with product MWGKIYCCTIAALLLATAWAAPHEGHDHGGHTADHHHHLHHGKDEPHPSHEGATDACHLLSPHNADFAFSLYKKLAFHPEAEGKNIFFSPVGISMALSMLAVGAKGSTHSQIYSSLGYSGLQAEQVNEGYEHLIHMLGHSREAMQLEAGAGVAIREGFKVVDKFLKDVQHYYNSEAFSVDFSKPDIAAEEINKFIAKKTNGKITDMVKDLDSDTLMMLINYMYFRGKWDKPFDATLTQKADFQVDKDTTVKVDMMKRTGRYDIYQDPINQTTVMMVPYKGNTSMMIVLPDDGKMKEVEESICRHHIKTWHEKLFRSSVDLFMPKFSITATSKLKGILQEMGITDAFGDTADFSGMTEELKVKVSNVVHQAVLSVDEKGTEAAAATTIEIMPMSLPDTVMLNRPFMLLIVEDSTKSILFMGKITNPTV from the exons ATGTGGGGAAAGATTTATTGCTGTACGATTGCTGCCCTGCTGCTAGCAACAGCCTGGGCTGCACCCCACGAAGGTCACGACCATGGTGGCCACACAGCTGACCACCACCACCATCTTCACCACGGGAAGGATGAACCCCACCCCAGCCATGAGGGGGCCACCGATGCCTGCCATCTGCTCTCTCCACACAATGCTGACTTCGCCTTCTCTCTCTACAAGAAACTTGCGTTCCATCCTGAAGCCGAGGGCAAGAACATTTTCTTCTCCCCGGTCGGGATCTCAATGGCTTTGAGCATGCTAGCTGTAGGAGCCAAGGGCAGCACTCATTCACAGATATACAGCAGTCTGGGTTATAGCGGGTTGCAGGCTGAGCAGGTCAATGAGGGTTATGAGCACTTGATCCACATGCTGGGCCACAGCCGGGAAGCCATGCAGCTGGAAGCAGGAGCGGGTGTAGCCATCAGAGAAGGCTTCAAAGTGGTGGACAAGTTCCTGAAGGATGTTCAGCACTACTACAACAGCGAAGCCTTCAGCGTTGACTTCTCCAAGCCTGATATTGCTGCAGAGGAGATTAACAAGTTCATCGCCAAGAAAACCAATGGCAAAATAACCGACATGGTGAAGGACCTGGACTCAGATACGTTGATGATGCTgattaactatatgtacttcAGAG GGAAGTGGGACAAGCCATTTGATGCAACACTGACCCAAAAAGCTGACTTCCAAGTTGACAAGGACACCACCGTGAAAGTTGACATGATGAAAAGAACCGGCCGCTATGACATCTATCAAGACCCTATCAATCAAACTACGGTCATGATGGTGCCCTACAAAGGCAATACTTCCATGATGATCGTTCTTCCTGATGATGGAAAGATGAAGGAGGTTGAAGAATCCATCTGCAGACACCATATTAAGACCTGGCATGAGAAACTCTTCAGAAG TTCTGTGGACCTGTTTATGCCCAAGTTCTCCATCACTGCAACTTCCAAACTGAAAGGCATTCTGCAGGAGATGGGAATAACCGATGCATTCGGTGACACAGCAGATTTCTCCGGGATGACAGAAGAGCTCAAAGTCAAGGTGTCAAAC GTTGTCCATCAGGCAGTCCTCAGTGTGGACGAGAAGGGCACAGAGGCAGCAGCTGCAACCACGATAGAAATAATGCCCATGTCCCTGCCAGACACCGTGATGCTCAACCGGCCTTTCATGTTACTGATTGTAGAGGACAGCACCAAGAGCATCCTCTTCATGGGCAAGATCACCAATCCTACTGTCTGA